TGGGCGCGTTTTAGAAGCAACCGTCGCGGATACTGGTCGCTGTGGATTTTTCTAACGCTGTTCGTTATCACGCTGTTCTCGGAATTGATCGCCAATGATAAACCGCTACTGGTGAAGTACAACGGGCAGTTCTATACGCCTTTTATCACCGATTACCGGGAAACCACCTTTGGCGGCCAGTTTGATACCACCACCGACTTCCGCGATCCTTACATTGAGCAGCGGATTGAAAGCCGCGGCTGGGCGGTGTGGCCGCTTATCCGCTACAGCTACGACACCATCAACTACGCCACCACGGTATCGTTCCCTTCTCCACCTTCCTGGCAAAATCTGCTGGGGACGGACAGTCAGGGAAAAGATGTCGTGGCACAGGTGTTATACGGTTTCCGCCTCTCACTGCTGTTCGGTTTGGCGCTCACTATTCTTTCCAGTCTGATTGGGATTACGGTGGGTGCGACACAGGGATATTACGGCGGACAACTGGATTTGTGGGGGCAGCGTTTTATTGAAGTCTGGTCCGGCATGCCGACTCTGTTTCTGATCATTCTGCTTTCCAGCGTGATTCAGCCGGATTTCTGGTGGCTGCTGGGGATAACCGTGTTATTCGGCTGGATGAGTCTGGTCGGCGTGGTGCGCGCGGAGTTTCTCCGTACCCGCAATTTCGACTATATCCGCGCGGCGCAGGCGATGGGCGTCAGCGATCGGATCATCATGTACCGTTGCATGCTGCCGAACGCCATGGTCGCCACCCTGACCTATCTGCCCTTTATTCTGTGTGGTTCGATCACCACGCTAACGTCACTGGATTTTTTGGGATTCGGCCTGCCGATGGGGTCGCCGTCATTGGGTACGTTATTGCTGGAAGGGAAGAATAACCTTCAGGCGCCCTGGCTGGGCATTACCGTATTTATGGTGCTGTCCATTGTGCTGTCTTTACTTATCTTTATCGGCGAAGCGGTACGCGACGCCTTTGACCCCGGCAAGGCGCACTAATATGTCCAGTTTACCTTTATTGCAGATTGAAAATCTCAGCATTGCGTTTCGCAGCGGGAAACAAGAGCAGCGGGTCGTCGATCGGCTCTCGCTGGAAGTCAACTCGGGCGAGACGCTGGCGCTGGTGGGCGAGTCCGGTTCGGGCAAAAGCGTTACCGCGCTTTCCGTACTCAGGCTATTGCCCTCCCCTCCGGTTATCTATCAGCAAGGTGATATCCGTTTTGCGGGGCAATCATTGCTGCATGCGGATGAAAAAACGCTGCGTCAGATCCGGGGTAACCGAATCGCCATGATTTTTCAGGAACCCATGGTGTCGCTTAATCCGCTACAGAGCATTGAAAAACAGCTAACCGAAGTGCTGTCGCTACACCGGGGCATGCGTAACGAGTCAGCGCGCAGCGAAGTACTCGCCTGTCTGGATCGCGTGGGTATCCGGCAGGCTAAAAGCCGGTTAAGCGATTATCCGCACCAGCTTTCCGGCGGCGAACGCCAGCGTGTCATGATCGCCATGGCCCTGCTGACCCAACCCGACCTGCTGATTGCCGATGAGCCGACCACCGCGTTGGATGTCACCGTACAGGCACAGATTCTGAAATTGCTTAACGAGCTCAAGCACGAACTGGGGATGAGCTTGCTGTTCATCACCCATAATTTAAACATTGTCCGACTGTTGGCGGATAACGTCGCCGTGATGAAATCCGGCCGGTGCGTAGAGCGCAACACCTGTCGCGATCTGTTCTCCGCCCCGCAGCACGCCTATACCCGGCAATTGCTAGACGCCGAGCCGTCGGGCGATCCCTTGCCCATTACGGCGGGCGACGCCCCTATTCTGCGCGTCGAGCAATTACGGGTATCCTTCCCAATCAAGAAGGGATTGCTACGGCGTACCGTTGCGGAAAAACAGGTGGTCAATGATATCAACTTCACCCTGCGCCGAGGTGAAAGCATCGGATTGGTCGGCGAATCCGGCTCCGGGAAAAGCACCACCGGGTTGGCGCTGCTACGCTTGCTTCATTCCAAAGGCGCTATCTGGTTCGACGGTCAACCGCTGCATGAATTTACCCGTAAACAGATGCTGCCATTCC
This is a stretch of genomic DNA from Brenneria rubrifaciens. It encodes these proteins:
- a CDS encoding ABC transporter permease yields the protein MSRLSPINQARWARFRSNRRGYWSLWIFLTLFVITLFSELIANDKPLLVKYNGQFYTPFITDYRETTFGGQFDTTTDFRDPYIEQRIESRGWAVWPLIRYSYDTINYATTVSFPSPPSWQNLLGTDSQGKDVVAQVLYGFRLSLLFGLALTILSSLIGITVGATQGYYGGQLDLWGQRFIEVWSGMPTLFLIILLSSVIQPDFWWLLGITVLFGWMSLVGVVRAEFLRTRNFDYIRAAQAMGVSDRIIMYRCMLPNAMVATLTYLPFILCGSITTLTSLDFLGFGLPMGSPSLGTLLLEGKNNLQAPWLGITVFMVLSIVLSLLIFIGEAVRDAFDPGKAH
- the yejF gene encoding microcin C ABC transporter ATP-binding protein YejF, whose amino-acid sequence is MSSLPLLQIENLSIAFRSGKQEQRVVDRLSLEVNSGETLALVGESGSGKSVTALSVLRLLPSPPVIYQQGDIRFAGQSLLHADEKTLRQIRGNRIAMIFQEPMVSLNPLQSIEKQLTEVLSLHRGMRNESARSEVLACLDRVGIRQAKSRLSDYPHQLSGGERQRVMIAMALLTQPDLLIADEPTTALDVTVQAQILKLLNELKHELGMSLLFITHNLNIVRLLADNVAVMKSGRCVERNTCRDLFSAPQHAYTRQLLDAEPSGDPLPITAGDAPILRVEQLRVSFPIKKGLLRRTVAEKQVVNDINFTLRRGESIGLVGESGSGKSTTGLALLRLLHSKGAIWFDGQPLHEFTRKQMLPFRQRIQVVFQDPNSALNPRLNAEQIIAEGLTVHQKLSNEEREQRVIAAMQEVGLAPETRHRYPAEFSGGQRQRIAIARALILQPELLILDEPTSSLDRTVQAQILALLKSLQQKHRLAYLFISHDLQVVRAICHQVIVLKQGEVVEQGECRQVFSYPEKDYTRELLQLSS